The Chanodichthys erythropterus isolate Z2021 chromosome 14, ASM2448905v1, whole genome shotgun sequence genome window below encodes:
- the LOC137035532 gene encoding zinc finger protein OZF-like — protein sequence MAFIKEESEDIEIEEAFGVKHEDTEQQTDLMVLKEENQKLKNMEEKDEKHDFMIREKTSTQTEMTSSQKRDQNSSNSYFTCSQCGKSFSQKQKLNVHMRVHTGEKPFTCQQCGKSFTQTQSLKVHMSIHAGERHFTCKQCGKSFNRKGNLNVHMRIHNGESPFTCQQCGSSFSQKGNLNVHMRIHTGEKPYTCSHCGQSFTHKNTLSSHMTIHSGGKLFVCDQCGKHFKTEKSLRVHIKIHNGEKPVTCDQCGKSFTNKGNLNVHMRLHTGEKPYTCSHCGQSFTHKKSLNTHIKISHWRKVFVCDLCGKRFSTEMGLGYHMNIHTGGIFTCDQVWKEFHT from the exons AtggcgtttattaaagaggagagtgaagataTAGAGATTGAAGAAGCATTTGgtgtgaaacatgaagatactgagCAACAAACAG ACCTGATGGTGCTAAAAGAGGAGAATCAAAAACTgaaaaacatggaagaaaaagATGAGAAACATGATTTCATGATCAGAGAAAAAACATCCACACAGACTGAAATGACTTCCTCACAAAAAAGAGATCAGAACAGTTCTAACAGTTATTTCACCTGCagtcagtgtggaaaaagtttcagtcaaaaacaaaaactcaatgtgcacatgagagttcacactggagaaaagcctttcacatgccaacagtgtggaaagagtttcactcaaACACAAAGCCTTAAAGTCCATATGAGCATTCACGCTGGAGAGAGACATTTCACCTGCAAacaatgtggaaaaagtttcaatCGAAAAGGAAACCTTAATGTCCACATGAGGATTCACAATGGAGAGAGCccattcacctgccaacagtgtggaagcagtttcagtcaaaaaggaaaccttaatgtccacatgagaattcacactggagaaaagccttataCTTGCTCTCATTGTGGACAGAGTTTTACTCATAAAAACACCCTTAGTTCCCACATGACAATTCACTCTGGAGGAAAGCTGTTTgtatgtgatcagtgtggaaagcacttcaaaacagaaaaaagcCTTAGAGTTCATATAAAGATTCACAATGGAGAGAAACCagtcacatgtgatcagtgtggaaagagttttacaaATAAAGGAAACCTTAATGTCCACATGAgacttcacactggagaaaagccttataCTTGCTCTCATTGTGGGCAGAgttttacacacaaaaaatcacttaatacacacattaaaatttcacactggagaaaagtgtTTGTATGTGATCTGTGTGGAAAGCGTTTCTCAACAGAAATGGGCCTTGGATATCATATGAACATTCACACTGGAGGGatattcacatgtgatcaagtgtggaaagagtttcacacataa